The Thermococcus sp. genome includes a window with the following:
- a CDS encoding Nre family DNA repair protein: protein MTELFNSKLCAICKGRKLLCGRPTCPILERFRVAQRVEQKLNKRHLFGSSPPSLFVGEHGYPKVRIGPLVPPIEGDTSYLDSPLKWEDKRIKDILYYRSLLVMGESKVNVNVRKSGRVLSEIQELAMSVRPVDSEILLKKRPVLKVIPSEFAPPLGPKAELLDFELTENPRIPRKTDYVVSDELKAEEAIMRLYNWGFDEYYIVRLLSAGLLGVEKKLVPTRWSITAVQDTIGKNLRREILHYQLINNYEVYFYRFLGNRYAVLLMPETYAFELLEVWLKGSLFGSSEPSVIHDYEDFRGRREYVKETAGAYYAARLSVLEALRGRKRQARTVVFREVTPEYYAPVGVWQIRLGVKKALGNLIGRFETLNEALEAIRRRLEHPFEKYLERSYILGYLARQKTLDEWLGRNIYWLKGK from the coding sequence ATGACTGAGCTTTTCAACTCAAAACTCTGCGCCATCTGCAAGGGACGGAAACTACTCTGCGGAAGGCCGACCTGCCCCATACTCGAACGCTTCAGGGTAGCTCAAAGAGTTGAGCAGAAGCTGAACAAAAGACATCTTTTCGGCTCCTCCCCGCCGAGCCTCTTTGTTGGGGAGCACGGCTATCCGAAGGTCAGGATAGGCCCGCTCGTCCCGCCGATAGAAGGAGACACGAGCTACCTCGACAGCCCTCTGAAGTGGGAGGATAAAAGGATAAAGGACATCCTCTACTACCGCTCCCTTCTGGTTATGGGTGAGAGCAAGGTGAACGTGAACGTGAGGAAGAGCGGAAGAGTTCTGAGCGAGATTCAGGAGCTCGCTATGAGCGTTAGGCCCGTTGACAGCGAAATACTCCTCAAGAAAAGACCAGTCCTCAAGGTCATCCCGAGCGAGTTTGCACCGCCCCTCGGCCCAAAAGCTGAACTGCTCGACTTCGAGCTTACGGAGAACCCGAGGATACCGAGGAAGACGGATTACGTTGTGAGCGACGAGCTGAAGGCAGAGGAAGCGATAATGAGGCTCTACAACTGGGGTTTTGATGAGTACTACATCGTGAGGCTCCTCTCAGCAGGATTGCTCGGGGTTGAAAAGAAACTTGTCCCGACGAGGTGGAGCATCACGGCGGTACAGGACACGATAGGAAAGAACCTGAGGAGGGAGATTTTGCACTACCAACTGATCAACAACTACGAGGTTTACTTCTACCGCTTCCTTGGAAACCGCTACGCGGTTCTTTTAATGCCTGAAACTTACGCTTTCGAGCTCCTTGAGGTCTGGCTGAAGGGTTCGCTCTTCGGTTCGAGCGAGCCGAGCGTAATCCACGATTATGAAGACTTCCGCGGGAGGAGGGAGTACGTCAAGGAAACCGCTGGAGCCTACTACGCGGCCCGCTTAAGCGTTCTTGAAGCGCTTCGCGGGAGGAAGAGGCAGGCGAGGACAGTAGTCTTCCGTGAGGTTACGCCCGAATACTACGCCCCCGTTGGCGTGTGGCAGATAAGGCTCGGGGTGAAGAAAGCTCTGGGAAACTTGATAGGTCGCTTTGAAACCCTTAATGAGGCTCTGGAAGCGATTAGGAGACGCCTTGAGCATCCATTCGAGAAGTACCTTGAAAGGAGCTACATCCTTGGCTATCTCGCGAGGCAGAAAACCTTGGACGAGTGGCTCGGAAGGAATATATACTGGTTGAAGGGAAAGTAG
- a CDS encoding tungsten cofactor oxidoreductase radical SAM maturase, translating to MGIKLSPKEYTFSLWDGKVIVKPKLDMKYLYIEVTSRCNLKCEMCFKQYWEDEEGDMDWELFLKILDDAEEFPELRMVYLGGIGEPTVHPRFMDMVREVKKRGFALGMSSNGTLMTDEMLREFAKLGVDLIYFSMDTVPTAQNAITLGHIAAAVTADKIRKLVKYREEYGTHRPSIGVEVVVTKENYQELPELAKFLLDLGVDAMLVSNLLPLTPEQVDDIVYDGSVDMTPILDELYKIAHNGLYIKLPKFELKTERQCDFDENNVAVVRWDGEVAPCYRFLHTYKEYIFGREKKVNAYSFGNVREKSLAEIWTSEKYTWFRFTMKNYMYPSCTDCDLRDACDFVKTTDIDCWGNEPSCADCLWSRRIVQCPIPQYMFGKFF from the coding sequence ATGGGCATAAAGCTTAGCCCGAAGGAGTACACATTCTCCCTGTGGGACGGGAAGGTTATAGTGAAGCCAAAGCTCGACATGAAGTACCTCTACATTGAGGTCACCAGCCGCTGTAATTTAAAGTGCGAGATGTGCTTCAAACAGTACTGGGAAGATGAGGAAGGCGATATGGACTGGGAACTGTTCCTCAAGATACTCGACGACGCCGAGGAGTTCCCCGAGCTTAGGATGGTCTACCTCGGTGGAATCGGAGAGCCGACAGTTCACCCGCGCTTCATGGACATGGTGAGGGAAGTCAAAAAGAGGGGCTTTGCCCTTGGAATGAGCAGCAACGGAACCCTGATGACCGATGAGATGCTCCGCGAGTTCGCGAAGCTCGGAGTTGACCTGATTTACTTCTCCATGGACACCGTTCCGACGGCTCAAAACGCCATAACCCTCGGCCACATAGCGGCCGCCGTGACAGCGGACAAGATAAGGAAGCTCGTCAAGTACCGCGAGGAGTACGGAACGCACAGGCCGAGCATCGGCGTTGAGGTCGTTGTAACGAAGGAGAACTACCAAGAGCTCCCCGAGCTGGCCAAGTTCCTCCTTGATCTGGGAGTCGATGCGATGCTCGTCTCGAATCTCCTCCCGCTGACCCCGGAACAGGTTGATGACATAGTCTATGACGGCAGTGTTGACATGACGCCGATCCTTGACGAGCTCTACAAGATAGCCCACAACGGCCTTTACATAAAGCTCCCGAAGTTTGAACTTAAGACCGAGAGACAGTGCGACTTCGACGAGAACAACGTTGCAGTCGTTCGCTGGGACGGTGAGGTTGCTCCCTGCTACCGCTTCCTGCACACCTACAAGGAGTACATCTTCGGCAGGGAGAAGAAGGTGAACGCCTACTCCTTCGGCAACGTGAGGGAGAAGAGCCTCGCCGAGATATGGACGAGCGAGAAGTACACCTGGTTCCGCTTCACCATGAAGAACTACATGTATCCCTCATGTACAGACTGCGACCTAAGGGATGCGTGCGACTTCGTCAAAACAACGGACATAGACTGCTGGGGCAACGAGCCGAGCTGTGCAGACTGCCTCTGGTCGAGGAGGATAGTCCAGTGCCCGATTCCGCAGTACATGTTCGGGAAGTTCTTCTGA
- a CDS encoding MoaD/ThiS family protein: protein MIRVKVLGRGIEKELEWKKGMTIADILREVGFNTESAIAKLNGRVALEDERVKDGDYVEVIPVVSGG, encoded by the coding sequence GTGATAAGGGTCAAGGTTCTCGGCAGGGGAATAGAGAAGGAGTTAGAGTGGAAGAAGGGCATGACCATCGCAGATATCCTGAGGGAGGTTGGCTTCAACACCGAGAGCGCCATAGCGAAGCTCAACGGCAGGGTTGCCCTGGAGGATGAAAGGGTAAAGGACGGGGACTACGTCGAGGTTATCCCCGTTGTCTCGGGAGGATAG
- a CDS encoding MoaD/ThiS family protein produces MIVKLFATLIEFTGKRRLEIHGPKTVGELLDELDRMFPGFKKQLEKGYIILVNGKNIEHLQGLDTPLTDEDTVSIFPPAGGG; encoded by the coding sequence GTGATTGTCAAGCTCTTTGCGACCCTCATCGAGTTCACGGGCAAGAGAAGGCTGGAAATCCACGGGCCTAAAACCGTTGGGGAACTTTTAGATGAGCTGGATCGAATGTTCCCGGGCTTCAAGAAACAGCTTGAGAAGGGATACATAATACTCGTGAACGGAAAGAACATCGAGCACCTTCAGGGCCTTGATACGCCTCTCACCGATGAAGACACGGTCAGCATATTTCCGCCAGCAGGAGGCGGTTGA
- the aor gene encoding aldehyde ferredoxin oxidoreductase, with protein sequence MYGNWGRFLRVNLSTGEIKVEKYDEEFAKKWLGSRGMAIYFLLRDMDPKVDPLSPENMLIITPGPLSGTSAPTGGRYNVVTKSPQTGFITMSNSGGYFGAELKFAGWDGIIVEGKADSPVYIYIKDDNVEIRDASHLWGKVVSETEELIKKEIGSKKLHIASIGPAGENLVKFAAVMNDGHRAAGRAGVGAVMGSKNLKAIAVEGTKHVPIADRQKFMLTVREKINKLRNDPVAGGGLPKYGTAVLVNIINENGLYPTRNFQTGVFEYAYEQSGEAMAAKYLIRNQPCYACPIGCGRVNKLPTVGVTEGPEYESIWALGANLGINDLASIIEANHMCDEFGLDTISTGGTLATAMELWEKGLLKPEDVGEDAPPFRFGNTEVLHYYIEKIAYRKGFGDVLAEGGYRLAEKFNGVDYFMGVKKLELPAYDPRGAEGHGLGYATNNRGGCHIKNYMISPEILGYPYKMDPHDISDDKIKMLILFQDLSAIIDAAGLCLFTTFGLGADDFRDMLNAALGWDFSTEDYLRIGERIWNAERIFNLKAGLIPERDDTLPKRFLEEPMPEGPNKGHVVRLKEMLPRYYKMRGWTEDGRVPKEKAEELGIAEFL encoded by the coding sequence ATGTACGGCAACTGGGGAAGGTTTCTGCGCGTAAACCTCTCCACCGGAGAGATAAAGGTGGAGAAATACGACGAGGAGTTCGCCAAGAAGTGGCTCGGAAGCAGGGGCATGGCAATCTACTTCCTTCTGAGGGACATGGACCCGAAGGTCGACCCTCTGAGCCCTGAGAACATGCTGATAATTACCCCAGGCCCGCTGAGCGGAACGAGCGCTCCAACCGGTGGAAGGTACAACGTCGTCACAAAGAGCCCGCAGACCGGTTTCATAACGATGTCCAACTCCGGTGGCTACTTTGGAGCTGAGCTCAAATTTGCCGGCTGGGACGGGATAATCGTTGAAGGGAAGGCCGACAGCCCGGTTTACATCTACATCAAGGACGACAACGTCGAGATTAGAGACGCGAGCCACCTGTGGGGCAAGGTTGTTAGCGAGACCGAGGAACTAATAAAGAAAGAGATTGGAAGCAAGAAGCTCCACATAGCGAGCATAGGCCCGGCCGGGGAGAACTTGGTCAAGTTCGCCGCTGTTATGAACGACGGCCACAGGGCAGCTGGAAGGGCAGGCGTTGGAGCCGTCATGGGGAGCAAGAACCTCAAGGCAATAGCCGTTGAGGGAACCAAGCACGTCCCGATAGCGGACAGGCAGAAGTTCATGCTCACAGTTAGGGAGAAGATAAACAAGCTGAGGAACGACCCCGTTGCCGGCGGTGGACTGCCGAAGTACGGTACGGCAGTTCTGGTAAACATCATAAACGAGAACGGTCTCTATCCAACGAGGAACTTCCAGACGGGTGTCTTTGAGTACGCCTACGAGCAGAGCGGTGAGGCGATGGCTGCCAAGTACCTCATAAGGAACCAGCCGTGCTACGCCTGTCCGATAGGCTGTGGTAGGGTGAACAAGCTTCCCACTGTGGGAGTTACCGAAGGACCGGAGTACGAGAGCATCTGGGCGCTCGGAGCAAACCTTGGTATAAATGATCTAGCCAGCATAATCGAGGCCAACCACATGTGCGACGAGTTCGGTCTCGACACTATCTCAACCGGTGGAACGCTCGCCACAGCCATGGAACTCTGGGAGAAGGGCCTCCTCAAGCCTGAGGACGTTGGTGAGGACGCTCCTCCCTTCAGGTTCGGCAACACCGAGGTTCTTCACTACTACATCGAAAAGATAGCCTACAGGAAGGGCTTTGGAGATGTCCTCGCTGAGGGAGGCTACCGCCTGGCAGAGAAGTTCAACGGCGTTGACTACTTCATGGGCGTCAAGAAGCTTGAACTACCTGCATACGACCCGCGCGGAGCGGAGGGACACGGTCTCGGCTACGCAACCAACAACCGCGGTGGCTGTCACATCAAGAACTACATGATAAGCCCGGAGATACTCGGCTACCCGTACAAGATGGATCCCCACGACATAAGCGACGACAAGATAAAGATGCTGATCCTATTCCAGGACCTCAGCGCGATCATAGATGCAGCAGGCCTCTGTCTATTCACGACCTTCGGTCTTGGAGCAGACGACTTCCGCGACATGCTCAACGCCGCCCTCGGATGGGACTTCTCAACTGAGGACTACCTCAGGATAGGCGAGCGCATCTGGAACGCCGAGAGGATATTTAACCTGAAGGCAGGACTCATCCCTGAGAGGGACGACACCTTACCAAAGAGATTCCTTGAGGAGCCGATGCCAGAAGGGCCGAACAAGGGCCACGTTGTCCGCTTAAAGGAGATGCTGCCGAGGTATTACAAGATGCGCGGCTGGACCGAGGACGGAAGGGTTCCGAAGGAGAAGGCGGAGGAGCTCGGCATAGCCGAGTTCCTGTGA